A stretch of Rhinopithecus roxellana isolate Shanxi Qingling chromosome 12, ASM756505v1, whole genome shotgun sequence DNA encodes these proteins:
- the LOC115892396 gene encoding uncharacterized protein LOC115892396: MKDATHRPETRLGLDPPAGGCSLLLGTLQRAHGHHGVCGQSPRVRTGTRTSRRLRPMGLVPTLGSWRKEERPSRSAWLCSSGFSQMLCERERETGRARAGGDEDSERPPHSPPREACVHLRKESSSLHMRSIYSHTRSLILLRSASVALRQPLGLNKALCFWLSSGRSCPWALTHTSLAEGCTEITPRAQGAMSRQGATGRN, encoded by the exons ATGAAAGACGCAACCCACAGGCCAGAAACCAGATTGGGGCTGGACCCTCCCGCAGGTGGGTGCAGCCTGCTCCTGGGGACCCTCCAACGG GCACACGGACATCACGGCGTCTGCGGCCAAAGCCCTCGTGTCCGCACAGGCACACGGACATCACGGCGTCTGCGGCCCATGGGCCTGGTCCCGACACTTGGGAGCTGGAGGAAAGAGGAGCGCCCCTCAAGGAGTGCATGGCTCTGCTCTTCTGGTTTTAGCCAAATGCTCTGtgaaagggaaagggagactGGGAGGGCGAGAGCTGGGGGAGACGAGGATTCAGAGAGGCCGCCACACTCCCCTCCCCGGGAAGCATGCGTCCATTTAAGGAAGGAGAGCTCCTCACTCCACATGAGGTCTATATACAGTCACACGAGGTCCCTGATCCTCCTGCGGTCAGCTAGTGTCGCCCTCCGGCAGCCACTGGGCCTGAACAAAGCCCTCTGCTTCTGGCTGAGCAGTGGCAGAAGCTGCCCATGGGCCCTCACCCACACTTCACTGGCTGAAGGCTGCACTGAGATCACCCCCAGGGCCCAGGGTGCCATGAGCAGACAGGGAGCCACAGGCAGAAATTAA